A single genomic interval of Zingiber officinale cultivar Zhangliang chromosome 4A, Zo_v1.1, whole genome shotgun sequence harbors:
- the LOC121971447 gene encoding probable RNA-binding protein ARP1 isoform X2, translating into MGQQLGDTVLTKVFVGGLAWETREAALREHFGRFGDILEAVIISDKITGRSKGYGFVTFKEAEAAKKACEDATPVIDGRRANCNLASLGVKRASTPSDRAPLPSHGQRRQPPPGMAVGPRGTPSPSQAAQWYYPLPSMPPPPPPFQLHHYHNALPFYPTAAYGFSPRYITDPSSIGKAGHRSGAAQGGRSSAIGMLPMHHPAHQGLGIPPPFFPAPNSTATMPPLPTSPPLPVLQWHE; encoded by the exons ATGGGGCAGCAGTTGGGAGACACGGTGCTCACCAAGGTGTTCGTGGGAGGACTGGCGTGGGAGACGCGAGAGGCGGCGCTGCGTGAGCACTTTGGCCGCTTCGGCGACATTCTCGAGGCCGTGATCATCTCCGACAAGATCACCGGCCGTTCCAAGGGCTACGGCTTC GTGACGTTCAAGGAAGCCGAGGCCGCGAAGAAGGCGTGCGAGGACGCGACGCCAGTGATCGACGGCCGGCGCGCCAACTGCAACCTCGCCTCCCTCGGCGTCAAGCGAGCTTCGACTCCCTCCGACAGGGCACCGCTTCCCTCCCACGGGCAACGCCGCCAGCCGCCGCCAG GCATGGCAGTGGGACCCAGAGGCACGCCGTCGCCGTCGCAGGCAGCGCAGTGGTATTACCCCCTCCCCTctatgccgccgccgccgccaccatTCCAACTCCACCACTACCACAACGCCCTCCCCTTCTACCCCACCGCCGCCTACGG GTTCTCTCCTCGTTACATCACAGACCCGAGCTCCATTGGG AAGGCTGGGCATCGCAGTGGAGCAGCACAAGGTGGACGGTCTTCTGCTATCGGAATGCTGCCGATGCACCACCCTGCGCACCAAGGGCTGGGAATCCCTCCTCCATTCTTCCCCGCTCCCAACTCCACTGCCACGATGCCGCCGCTACCAACATCACCACCACTCCCGGTTCTGCAG TGGCACGAGTGA
- the LOC121971447 gene encoding probable RNA-binding protein ARP1 isoform X1 has protein sequence MSWWKDWRMGQQLGDTVLTKVFVGGLAWETREAALREHFGRFGDILEAVIISDKITGRSKGYGFVTFKEAEAAKKACEDATPVIDGRRANCNLASLGVKRASTPSDRAPLPSHGQRRQPPPGMAVGPRGTPSPSQAAQWYYPLPSMPPPPPPFQLHHYHNALPFYPTAAYGFSPRYITDPSSIGKAGHRSGAAQGGRSSAIGMLPMHHPAHQGLGIPPPFFPAPNSTATMPPLPTSPPLPVLQWHE, from the exons A TGTCTTGGTGGAAGGATTGGCGAATGGGGCAGCAGTTGGGAGACACGGTGCTCACCAAGGTGTTCGTGGGAGGACTGGCGTGGGAGACGCGAGAGGCGGCGCTGCGTGAGCACTTTGGCCGCTTCGGCGACATTCTCGAGGCCGTGATCATCTCCGACAAGATCACCGGCCGTTCCAAGGGCTACGGCTTC GTGACGTTCAAGGAAGCCGAGGCCGCGAAGAAGGCGTGCGAGGACGCGACGCCAGTGATCGACGGCCGGCGCGCCAACTGCAACCTCGCCTCCCTCGGCGTCAAGCGAGCTTCGACTCCCTCCGACAGGGCACCGCTTCCCTCCCACGGGCAACGCCGCCAGCCGCCGCCAG GCATGGCAGTGGGACCCAGAGGCACGCCGTCGCCGTCGCAGGCAGCGCAGTGGTATTACCCCCTCCCCTctatgccgccgccgccgccaccatTCCAACTCCACCACTACCACAACGCCCTCCCCTTCTACCCCACCGCCGCCTACGG GTTCTCTCCTCGTTACATCACAGACCCGAGCTCCATTGGG AAGGCTGGGCATCGCAGTGGAGCAGCACAAGGTGGACGGTCTTCTGCTATCGGAATGCTGCCGATGCACCACCCTGCGCACCAAGGGCTGGGAATCCCTCCTCCATTCTTCCCCGCTCCCAACTCCACTGCCACGATGCCGCCGCTACCAACATCACCACCACTCCCGGTTCTGCAG TGGCACGAGTGA